The DNA window GAAGAAGCATCCCCCTCTACCATAAACGTCTCTACAGCTTGATAGGTTTGTCCACTTTTGACTTTAAAGGTCTGATAATTGTCATTCTCGACCTCTACCCCAAACACTTTCATAATATGCAGTGTGATATCAATGTAGGGTTTAGAGACCAGCTCTCCGATAATGGAGATCGTCATATCCTCTTTTGCCAGAGGTGCAGCAAGCAAAAGTGCTGTGAGGAACTGACTTGAGATAGCACCATCGATCTTCACATCACCGCCGGAGAGTCCATTGGCTTCTATCAGCAGAGGCGGGTATCCTTCATTTTCCTGATAACTGATCGTTGCACCTGCTTCTCTCAAAGCATCGACCAAATGTCCTATAGGTCTCTCTTTCATTCGAGGTTCTCCCGTAAGCAGATAAGAACCTGTACCAAGACAGAGTGCCGCACAAAGCGGCCGCATCGCTGTACCTGCATTCCCTAGGAAGAGTTCCTGCAGATTGGCACTGTGTATCGCCCCTGCATTACCGATCACGGTACACTCTGTTTTATCTTCTGAAAGGGTATAGTCGATACCAAGCTGTTTGAGTGCATTGAGCATATGTCTTGTATCATCACTCTCTAAAAGATTGGTGATCCTTGTGGTCCCCTCTGCCAATGATGCAAGCAGTAAAGCCCTGTTTGAAAGGCTTTTAGATCCCGGAAGATTGACCTCCCCTTCTATTTTGGAAATGGGTTTGAGTGTCAGTGTGTTCATATAACCTCATCTACCTTTTTCATCTCTTGTATCTTGTTGATCACATTTTGTACGATCCAGTCAGGTGTAGAAGCACCGGCAGAGATACCACAAAGTTCCTTCCCATCAAACCAACTAGCTTCAAGCTCTTGTTCATTCTCTATGAGGTAGCTGTCTTTACAGTGACGCTCACAGATACTATGCAGCTGTTTGGTATTGGAAGAGTGTTTGCCTCCAATGACGATCATCACATCAGCTTTTTTAGCCAGTTCCGCTGCTGCGTCCTGGTTTTCAAATGTTGCAGTACAGATCGTATTAAAGACCCTTACCTCTTTACGTGTTTCCAGCAAGGCTGTCACGATCTTTGCGAAATCTTCAGGTTTTTTTGTGGTTTGAGAAACCACGGCAACCTTCCCTTTCAAAGGAAGTGATTCCAACTCTTCAGGTTCTAGTACGATAAACGCATCTTCCGGATCTTCGGCATAACTCACTACACCTTTGATCTCCGGATGATCCTTATCACCAAAGATCACGATGCTATACCCCTCTACACTCATCTTTTGTACAATATTTTGCGGGGTGGTTACATAAGGGCATGTTGCATCTATCACTTTATGGTCTTGACTTTTTAACACAGCCAATTCGTTTTTTGGGATACCATGTGTACGGATCACCACAGCATCATTCGTTTCGATATCTTCAAGACGTTCAGCAAGACCGATGTTAAACCCTTCTTTGAGTCTATTGATCTCATCTTTGTTATGGATCAGAGGCCCGTACGTCACAGATCCTCTATGTGCTTCAGCTATCTCGATAGCTCTTTTCACACCAAAACAAAAACCGTAACTAGAAGCTAACTGTATTTTCATCTTTATCTCAATTCCGCTTTACATTCTGTCTCAAGTGCAGTCATGACCTGACCCATCACTGCTTCTATATCACTATCTTCAAGTGTTCTGTCCATAGATTGGATGAAGAAACGTACTGTAAGACTTTTCTTATCACCCAACTTCTCATCTTCATAGATATCTACAGGATAGCTATCTTTAAGCATTGGAAGTTCCAGTGCATTCAGTACTTGAGCCACTTCATAGTAGTTCAAAGATTTATCGATCACTACAGAGAGGTCTTTATAAACGCCTTGGAACTTAGAGACAGGTGTCGCATTGATATGTGTCGGTAACAACACATCAAAATCAAGTTCTGCGATGAATGTCACAGGGATATCAAAGCTTTCCTGTACTGTCGGATGCAGCTTTGAAATGAATCCGCACACTTTACCGTCTACAATGATATTGGCAGACTGATACGGGTGGATCAGCCCATTTTCATACGTACAAGGTACCAGTTCAAACGCACCGACCACTGCACCTACTTTTTGTGTAAAAGAAGCAAAGTCGATCATCTGCGGTTTACCGGCATTTCTTACATTCTCACCTTCAACCTGTCCCGAGAAGACAAAAGAAATCACCTCTTTTTGTTCTCTTTTACTTCCAAACACTGCACCTATTTCAAACAGAGGGATCGATTTTTTACTGTAACTTACATTGCGCTTCACTGCATTAAGCAAATTGACCAATATTGTAGATCTCAATGTATTGAGCTCTTCTGCGATAGGGTTTGCGAGTTCCAGTGCTTCATCTACCGTCGCAAAACCATATTTTTCCAAAAGCGCTCTTTGAGAAAATACATACGAGACATTCTCATAGAAGGAGACACCCACTGCACGGTTCTTAAACGCTTTTTTTGTCTTATATCTATCACTTGTCGCATTAAGACGCGGTTGTTCAGCAAATACAAAAGGTTTGGCTTCTATGTTATTGATACCTACGATACGTACAATCTCTTCTGCAATATCCTGTAAATGTTTAATATCATGTCTAAAATGAGGTACCACTGCAGCAACCAGGTCATGCCCCATAGAATTGATCTCAAATCCAAGTTTTTGAAGTATCGATACGATCCTTCCCATTTCAAGATCCATACCGATGATAGCGGAGATCTCGTTTGCATCAACAATCACGGTTTCATGTTCTTTTTCCGCACTTACGATCAATGAACCTTCATAACAGGAGATATCTGTATAATTGTCCATCATAGAGGCAAGGAACGATAGCCCGAATTGAAGATCAGGGTTGGAACCTCTGGATGTCTTGTAATAGAGTTCATCCGTTTTCAAAGAAGTAGTTGCAACTGCCTCAACCAAAGTATCAGGGTTGATGTAGCTTGCTTCTATCAAAAGCTCTTTTGTATTATCATTGGCTGTACACGCTTCTTCCTGCTGCACACCCACAACGGAAAGCACTTTCTCATTTCCGATGATCTCTATAATACCTTTTGCTTTTGCTACTGTATGCACAGAGATCTTATTTTCATCATTACGGAATATTTTACTGTTATATGCACGTAGCACTACACCTGTGGTATGTGTTGCATATGCCAGCATACTTGCAAGTTTTCCTTCGGCTTCTACCCCTATCATGGCTAAACGCAACTGTACAATAAAACTATTTGATATCTGTTCTATCGTAGCAAGTTTATAATGCAGGTCTGCATCCATTTCACCTGAATGGTGAAGCTCTGCTTCTCTGGCGATACCGAGTTTTATCTTCTCTTCTTGTTTATACTCAAAAGGTTTCAGATCAATGTCGAGTGCCGTACTCAAGTCTCTTGCCACACCATAAATGCTCAGACAGTCACCTCTGTTGGCTGTAAGTTCAAGCTCGATGATCGTGTCTGCGATCTTCTCATAAGTACGTAACTCTTTACCCACTTCAAGTTCACCGATACTGTCATCGAGTATCATGATCCCTTTACCTGTATCAGGTAGTCCAAGTTCAGAAGAGGCACACACCATTCCTTCACTCTCAACACCACGGAGTTTCGCATGTTTGATAGCAAAGTCACCAGGAAGTACAGCACCTATGGTCGCTACTGCCACATACTCTGCATCCACCACATTAGCAGCACCACAGACGATCTGTCTTGTACCGCTTCCCACATCTATTTTACATACATTCAGTTTATCTGCATCGGGATGTTTTTCACAAGAAAGGATCTTTCCTATGACCACTTTTTCCGCGATCTCTATTTGTGTAAGACTGTCTACTTCAAGTCCTATAGAGTTAAACGTTTCATAAAGCTTTTCATTAGAGACACCGCTAAGGTCTATAAATTCATTTAACCAACTTCTTGTTACTATCATCTAAACTGCTCCAACAAACGAATATCACCTTCAAACAAAGATCTCAGATCAGGTATTTTATGCATAAGCATTGCAAAACGCTCTACACCTAAGCCAAAGGCATAGCCACTCACATCTTCGTATCCTACTGCTTTAAAGACATTCGGATCAACGATTCCGCATCCAAGTACTTCCAGCCATCCTGTGTGAGAACAGACCCTACATCCCTCACCGGCACAGAAGATACAAGAGATGTCCACTTCAGCAGAAGGCTCGGTAAACGGGAAGAAACTAGGTCTAAAACGCACGTCAACATCCCCGAACATATACTGTAGGAAATCCGTCAATATGGACTTGAGGTTCGCAAAACTCACTTTGCCTTTATCATCTACCACAAGACCTTCAACCTGATGGAACATCGGTGTATGGGTCAAGTCATAATCACGTCTAAACACACTTCCCGGAGCGATCATACGGATAGGCGGTTTGGTCTCCATCATCGTACGTATCTGTACAGGAGAGGTATGTGTACGTAAAAGTCCGCCA is part of the Sulfurovum xiamenensis genome and encodes:
- the aroA gene encoding 3-phosphoshikimate 1-carboxyvinyltransferase — its product is MNTLTLKPISKIEGEVNLPGSKSLSNRALLLASLAEGTTRITNLLESDDTRHMLNALKQLGIDYTLSEDKTECTVIGNAGAIHSANLQELFLGNAGTAMRPLCAALCLGTGSYLLTGEPRMKERPIGHLVDALREAGATISYQENEGYPPLLIEANGLSGGDVKIDGAISSQFLTALLLAAPLAKEDMTISIIGELVSKPYIDITLHIMKVFGVEVENDNYQTFKVKSGQTYQAVETFMVEGDASSASYFLAAAAIKGGTVKVTGIGKKSIQGDVQFVDVLEKMGAIVEWGDDYVAVSRGELHPIDMDFNHIPDAAMTIATTALFAEGTTTLRNIYNWRVKETDRLFAMATELRKVGAEVEEGEDYLKITPPKQLKHAAIDTYDDHRMAMCFSLLALDPVSVTINEPECTAKTFPTYFKVLESISS
- a CDS encoding 4-hydroxy-3-methylbut-2-enyl diphosphate reductase, which codes for MKIQLASSYGFCFGVKRAIEIAEAHRGSVTYGPLIHNKDEINRLKEGFNIGLAERLEDIETNDAVVIRTHGIPKNELAVLKSQDHKVIDATCPYVTTPQNIVQKMSVEGYSIVIFGDKDHPEIKGVVSYAEDPEDAFIVLEPEELESLPLKGKVAVVSQTTKKPEDFAKIVTALLETRKEVRVFNTICTATFENQDAAAELAKKADVMIVIGGKHSSNTKQLHSICERHCKDSYLIENEQELEASWFDGKELCGISAGASTPDWIVQNVINKIQEMKKVDEVI
- the pheT gene encoding phenylalanine--tRNA ligase subunit beta, with product MIVTRSWLNEFIDLSGVSNEKLYETFNSIGLEVDSLTQIEIAEKVVIGKILSCEKHPDADKLNVCKIDVGSGTRQIVCGAANVVDAEYVAVATIGAVLPGDFAIKHAKLRGVESEGMVCASSELGLPDTGKGIMILDDSIGELEVGKELRTYEKIADTIIELELTANRGDCLSIYGVARDLSTALDIDLKPFEYKQEEKIKLGIAREAELHHSGEMDADLHYKLATIEQISNSFIVQLRLAMIGVEAEGKLASMLAYATHTTGVVLRAYNSKIFRNDENKISVHTVAKAKGIIEIIGNEKVLSVVGVQQEEACTANDNTKELLIEASYINPDTLVEAVATTSLKTDELYYKTSRGSNPDLQFGLSFLASMMDNYTDISCYEGSLIVSAEKEHETVIVDANEISAIIGMDLEMGRIVSILQKLGFEINSMGHDLVAAVVPHFRHDIKHLQDIAEEIVRIVGINNIEAKPFVFAEQPRLNATSDRYKTKKAFKNRAVGVSFYENVSYVFSQRALLEKYGFATVDEALELANPIAEELNTLRSTILVNLLNAVKRNVSYSKKSIPLFEIGAVFGSKREQKEVISFVFSGQVEGENVRNAGKPQMIDFASFTQKVGAVVGAFELVPCTYENGLIHPYQSANIIVDGKVCGFISKLHPTVQESFDIPVTFIAELDFDVLLPTHINATPVSKFQGVYKDLSVVIDKSLNYYEVAQVLNALELPMLKDSYPVDIYEDEKLGDKKSLTVRFFIQSMDRTLEDSDIEAVMGQVMTALETECKAELR
- the pheS gene encoding phenylalanine--tRNA ligase subunit alpha translates to MENLEEKIIQADSLEALEKVRVELFGKKGVLAAEFAKMKDVPGPEKKAFAEGLNKSKAALQASFDARYEVLKSEEIEKVLKSEAIDVSLYGTLAQKGALHPVMETMDKIIDYFVALNFAVESGPMVEDDFHNFEALNLPKYHPARDMQDTFYFKDGGLLRTHTSPVQIRTMMETKPPIRMIAPGSVFRRDYDLTHTPMFHQVEGLVVDDKGKVSFANLKSILTDFLQYMFGDVDVRFRPSFFPFTEPSAEVDISCIFCAGEGCRVCSHTGWLEVLGCGIVDPNVFKAVGYEDVSGYAFGLGVERFAMLMHKIPDLRSLFEGDIRLLEQFR